From one Leptospira licerasiae serovar Varillal str. VAR 010 genomic stretch:
- a CDS encoding tetratricopeptide repeat protein: MNKLIKIALILSISTAIYAEPETSVIESSLKNYTPESDTQLANKLTALGSLKQKTRDYEGAIAFYDQSLAVRSKIGDKESAGYALVLYLKSISEFRLGKSCQALENIKEVIHVYQKIGDLDSALHAEEEGLKKYQEACSLAFAKQPSLTLNKD, from the coding sequence ATGAACAAATTAATTAAAATTGCCCTAATTTTAAGCATCTCCACTGCAATTTATGCAGAACCTGAAACCAGTGTGATCGAAAGTTCGCTCAAGAACTATACACCGGAGTCAGATACCCAGCTGGCAAATAAGCTTACTGCCCTGGGAAGCCTAAAACAAAAAACCAGGGACTACGAAGGTGCAATCGCTTTTTATGACCAGTCCTTGGCTGTGAGATCAAAAATCGGCGATAAAGAAAGTGCCGGATACGCTCTGGTCCTTTATCTAAAATCTATCTCCGAATTCCGTCTCGGCAAATCCTGCCAAGCCTTAGAGAACATTAAAGAAGTTATCCATGTATACCAAAAGATTGGTGACCTTGATTCCGCTCTTCACGCAGAGGAAGAAGGTCTTAAAAAATACCAGGAAGCATGTAGCCTGGCTTTTGCGAAACAGCCAAGCCTGACTCTAAACAAGGACTAA
- the hpf gene encoding ribosome hibernation-promoting factor, HPF/YfiA family, which produces MKIVFNWKNLDHSGTAEDYAEKKLERVSKYIQKLVSMEISFEQVHGLISANLNLAADGTKFNAQHEDKDIYACIDGLEDKIVKQVSKHHDKKAAH; this is translated from the coding sequence ATGAAAATCGTTTTTAATTGGAAAAACTTAGATCATTCCGGAACGGCAGAAGATTATGCCGAAAAAAAATTAGAACGAGTCTCTAAATATATACAAAAATTAGTATCGATGGAAATTTCATTTGAACAGGTGCATGGACTCATCAGCGCTAATTTAAATTTAGCAGCAGACGGAACTAAATTTAACGCACAACATGAAGACAAAGATATTTATGCCTGCATTGATGGCTTGGAAGACAAGATCGTAAAACAAGTAAGTAAGCATCACGATAAAAAAGCCGCTCATTGA
- a CDS encoding lysophospholipid acyltransferase family protein — protein sequence MSSKKSSVQKPHPGSSEKARKALRWFGRLYGSLFYKTEVYGLENIPETGSVLVLAKHQRNDDIPLGLAKALYHRRMDIWAIMKDSLASPIYMDYFLKCGGIPLNRKEPRKSKNDLLFAKKVLGEGNMLVIFPEQTTVPYKMGKGRPGGFRFIVGKPEEPLAVLCLGLEYKPRGFLRRTSFTVRAGKLRYLTADMDPEDFLHDCMHEIASLTNLKYPFEQAKKAADPELEEIIG from the coding sequence ATGTCATCCAAGAAAAGCTCCGTGCAAAAGCCCCATCCAGGAAGTTCCGAAAAAGCCAGAAAAGCATTACGCTGGTTCGGAAGGCTCTATGGATCCTTATTTTATAAAACAGAAGTTTACGGATTAGAAAATATACCAGAAACCGGAAGTGTCCTAGTATTGGCCAAACACCAAAGAAACGACGATATTCCCTTAGGACTCGCAAAAGCATTATATCATAGAAGAATGGACATCTGGGCGATCATGAAAGACTCACTCGCCTCTCCTATCTACATGGATTATTTCCTGAAATGCGGAGGAATCCCTCTCAATAGAAAGGAACCCAGAAAAAGTAAGAACGATCTGTTATTTGCCAAAAAAGTACTGGGCGAAGGCAATATGCTCGTGATCTTCCCGGAACAAACCACCGTTCCATATAAAATGGGAAAAGGCCGCCCTGGTGGATTTAGATTCATAGTAGGAAAACCGGAAGAACCTCTGGCGGTTCTATGCCTGGGATTGGAATACAAGCCAAGAGGTTTCTTGCGTAGGACCAGCTTTACTGTCCGTGCAGGAAAACTCAGATACCTAACTGCCGATATGGATCCGGAAGATTTTCTCCACGATTGTATGCACGAGATCGCAAGCCTGACAAATCTCAAATATCCGTTCGAGCAGGCTAAAAAAGCAGCAGATCCAGAATTAGAAGAAATTATTGGCTAA